One Glycine max cultivar Williams 82 chromosome 8, Glycine_max_v4.0, whole genome shotgun sequence genomic window, taaaatcaacttttacttttcttttcttatgggTGTGGGTTCGAATCTTTTAATGGACAATTCTTCTAGGAAAGTTCCCTTCCACATTTACATTTGTCCATTTTCTCACTTAATGGACAATCCTTCTCGGAAAGATTCCTTTCCACACCTAGGGACAAGGTGAGTAACTACAAATTGGGTGAAATTGTTTGTGGTTCGGGCCTATTCAGTTATTTCTAAATGGATTTCTGTTAGGAGTCTCAACATGTCATTGGTGTCATGCCTCGTAGTATTAAAAGTGTCTTTGTGTTCTATCAATTTTTTCCTTGATAGGTTGATTCtatcaaattgaaaaataaaataaaattcggaCATGTTGTAGTTATGGACATGAATTGAAGAAACTAAACCCTtgcatgatatttttttcttgcacccaatattttttccaatacacccagtagtaaaaaggaaaaaagcaaaaatacCCTTACATATAACACAtacagattgacaatccgtatgaaACTAATAGGCCaactttgttaaaaaataattaacgtcGATATATATACCACTAAAATtcttaatgtatatttaatacacatataagtttacataataaattttgtatcaattaattttgatctaataatatttttttacatatataaatataattttttttacatatagatttaataaaaaattatatatgtaaaaaaatacattattagatcaaaattaattgtttcaaaatttattatgtaaacttatatatgtattaaatatacattaaaaattttagaattatatatatatgtgctaattattttttaatgtaattgacTTGCTAGCTCAATTGGTTAGAGTGTTATGTTAATAGCACGAAAGTCACCAGTTTGAGACCTGTAtgaaccattaattttaaattatttcataaaacatatttttaacaatCAGTGTGGGTCCATATGGATTACGAATTGACTTTATGAAAGAAGAAGTAAAAAAGGATAAAgttgaatttttataaaatatgttggATGTAGAAGAAATTTATTGGGTGTAGGAAGAATAATCCCCTTGCACAAActtgagtgttgctaggtgcacccagcattattgctggtgcacccaacattattTGAAAATGGCAAAATTGCCCCTACTAATTTCTCCccttacagatcaagttgatccgtaagtttatttttaagacttatggatcaacttgatccataaaaaacttacggatcaagttgatccgtaagtcttaaaaattaagttacggatcaacttgatccataaaagacttacggatcaacctgatccgtaagtcttaaaaaataacttacagatcaagttgatccgtaaaagacttatggatcaagttgatctgtaagtcttaaaaattaacttacggatcaacttgattcgtaagGGGTATTTTTGTCTTTTCGTGGTTAGTGCttggtgcaccagcaataatgctgggtgcacctagcagcaaTCCACAAACTTTCTATATTAGCCCAACCCATTCTGAAACGGGTTAGCATAAACCGAACTTCCCAAAAGAAACATGAATTGGGCCACCACAAAACGGCCCACTTATTTGCTACAGAGAATCTGAAAAACGCTTTCATGGTCTTTGTGGAGCTGCAGCAAGAAGAGGAAGCACTGTGTTCGACTTCGTCAAAAGCATCATGAGCCGCTACGACAGCCGCTCCGGCGACCCAGCTTCCTATCGTGATCGGAGGAGGTAATCGCCGCCTCCATTTTATTATCAACCCTAATTTTCTGTAAACAGAAAGACATGCGCCTTTTCTGTTCTAATTCAATTTGTTTCATTATTCTTAATCAGTTTTGTAGCTTTTGCACGCCAATATAGTTAGATTGTTAAAATTTCACACTGTTAGCTATAGTTAACGTTGATGACTTCATTAATCCCCAAATATAACTGTTTCcggtttttactttttgttatctCTGACTCAAtcttgttttttagttttatagaGTGTAAATTTTTAGGGCTTGTTCATGGAGGAAACATTTGCAGCTGCTAGTTTAATCCTCCTTAGATCTAATGGCATCTTTACAGTTGAATGAGCCGGTGTCAATAAATAAATCCTATCAATTGCCATGTTAGGGAGTGTTTGGTATGGGAAAAGTTTTTTCATACCCAGGGATCCTGGGATTGATGTTTCCTGGGAATGAGTAAAATCTGTTTGGTTAGTCATTGTAAATATTTAGGTAAGTTTCCTAGAAATCAAAGAGTTACGTAATATTTACTAGTTATCTTAATTTAATAAGAGtaacatgatattttttactttactaaaagaaaaattaacttGGGAAAGTAAGATTTCCAATCCCACCTCCTCCCATGAAAATTTTTTCGTGAGAAACTAGTTACTAAATATTCCTGGGAAACATCCTTTCCTaggaatgttatttttttaaaatagataccAAACATGGGAAACTATGATTCCCAACCTGAGATTCTCAGGAAACTAAAAGTTTCTCCCCTACCAAACGCCcccttaatttcactttcatgaatatttttaaaggttttatttcgtttttattttttggatccAAGGCAAAAATCATAGTAGGCCTTAGAAGGGAGAGGGGATTAGGAAGTGAGGAAGGATTGAACTTATGTGCTCACAGTTGATGTCATGCAGTCTAACCCTTTTAGTTAACTTGTGGGGACAAtggtttagtttattttattttgtcaaatgTGGTTGTTGCTTGTCGCCTGCCACCACAtgtaataacaaatttaaagcTTTGTATGTTTTGCCTTGAGGAAGAATATTAGACTATCTTGAAAATATTGCATGATatcatatttattgtatttatgttaaaaatgttttaaaatatctcAGATGATTTTAAGGATCAGTTTCcatatttcattatatttcacaattctaaataGCATGCTTAGCAGAACAGTGGAGTGGAGCAACCCTAGGTTGCTACGAGATTCAAATGTCGGAGTGATTCTCAATAGTGACCATTGCTGCCAAAATAGCTGTTTTTTGCTTGCTATAGGGATGCTACCATTGCATGTGATTTGGGTTTTTTTGGTGTAAAACTGTGATTTCACCCCCATTTTCTAATGCTTTTTTTGCTTTAGAAACTTAATAGAATTTGAAACCCTTATTCTTGATTGATCCACCGATCATTACCCTGTCTTGACCTCTGTTCCTTCATACTTTCCaggactatttttttatatgtccCATTTTTAGTTCTTCCTTTAGATTTCCCAGTTCAATTCTGCCAATtatctttttctattaatttcaccatcattaattttttaacttcattACTATGCTCTTATTGCTCCTAGATTGATAGTGTTTGTGAGTAAACCAAGACttattatttatcatgaatTTAATGGGTTCTCTTTTGCTTTTGAGTATTTATATGTGTAGTATAAGCTATTTAATctgtattataatatttaaaatagcaGCCACCCCGTTCATTCTATCTTGATATATCATTTTAAAGTTGCCTGCTATATGCTGCTATCTGAGATTGATATATTCATAATtctttacttatttaattttgattagaaGTCTAGTAGACTGTCAAGTATTAGTATAATTAAGAGTTAGAGTGTTGTATTTTGTAATGCATTATTGCACACATATGTTAATATTACATTCTATTATTCAAccatatattaatattgaattCTATTATTAAAGAGTTTatcctctcttttccttcttctttaccCAAATGCCTATAATTTCAACAGTGGcatttttatgtatattaaaatGTTTTGCTGAATtactgtttttgttttgttagtgATTCTGGGCTAGGTGCACCTACAGGGTTTGGTGGTTCTGTACAACACTCTTCATCAAACAGGAGGGATTATGATGATGGTGGGTCACCAAAGAGGAACCTCAGTTTGGATGGTTTACctcattttgagaaaaacttctACATTGAGTCACCAGCTGTAAGGGCAATGACAGATGCTGAAGTTAATGAGTATCGGCAGCAGAGGGAAATAACTGTTGAAGGGCGAGATATCCCGAAACCTGTCAAGACCTTTCACGATGCTGGTTTTCCAGGTATttctgttcattttttttcctatttcgtCAGTTTTTCTTTGCACCTTCTTCAGCTTAAAGTACATGACTCTTCTCTTTATTACTTTGTTTTGCACAAAACTGTGTCAAGAGCTGGTAATTTGGAGGGATTATTAGTTCTATGGGCAAGATTGCCAAGCAAAATAGCGTGCTAATAGTATTTTCTTAACGGTTGAGAAattagttgtttttattttattctgtaGACAGTATGTGATTTCAGTAGAATGAAGTGGTCAAAACTTCCTGTTTGCAGAATATAAGGcaaaagaaagggagaagatcATTTTGTTTATGATTATACTATATGATTATCTTGCAAAATTTATTATCAGATTATGGGATGACATGTTTCAAACAGCGTACTGATTTTTCAGCCTTGGTTTAATCCAGAATATGTACTGCAAGAAATTACAAAAGCTGGCTTTACTGAACCTACACCCATTCAATCTCAAGGTTGGCCCATGGCTTTGAAGGGGCGTGATCTGATAGGAATTGCAGAAACAGGATCAGGGAAGACACTTGCTTACTTGTTGCCTGCCATTGTGCATGTTAATGCTCAGCCAATACTAAGTGAGTATATAAGGAAACAACTGAGATGATTAGATTTCACATTGCATGTAAGGGTGCCTTTTCTGACTATGCTACCTTTGTTTTGCCGTCCATTCGTTTTCAATATTTTCAGATCCTGGAGATGGACCAATTGTGCTAGTTTTGGCTCCAACTCGTGAACTTGCTGTCCAAATACAACAAGAGACTACTAAATTTGGTGCATCATCTAGGATTAAGAGTACATGCATCTATGGTGGGGTTCCTAAGGGACCTCAGGTGCGTGATCTCCAGAAAGGTATGTATTGAAGTATACAAAGCCATGAGTTTGGTTAAACAACTTACTGACTGCTTGTTGCCCCTttgtacaatttttattttctttttcatgatcATGGATTTTATTTTGCTTCTGTTAATTTTTGTGATTAGGTGTCGAAATTGTAATTGCCACTCCAGGAAGGTTAATTGATATGCTTGAGTCAAATCATACCAACTTGCAGAGGGTCACATACCTTGTATTGGATGAAGCTGATAGGATGTTGGATATGGGGTTTGATCCTCAGCTACGGAAGATTGTCTCTCAGGTTGGCTTTATTTTATGAGGtggtaaatattttgaaatcgTAAAATTCCAAGAAATGGTGTAATATTGTATTACAAGTATTGTTTGTCAGTGCCACAGTCAAGTTGTTGTTTTTGATGCTTCATTTGCTTATTATGAGTAATGTTCCAGGCTTCTAGCTACATTGCTAGTGCATTCAGGGGTTTgagctcaatttttttttttaaatttgtttttcaatgttaatttatttataaaaaaaatccaatttggCTCACTAGCAATACTATTTTTCCTATTTTGTCCCCTAACTATAGTACTAGCTGCACCTACCAATTAATCCAATTCGATTTAGAAAGACAGATTGCTGAAGttgcattttaaaatttctttattcTGCTGGTCATCtgatcactttttttttgttttacttagATTCGTCCAGATCGTCAAACTTTGTATTGGAGTGCTACCTGGCCAAAGGAGGTT contains:
- the LOC100781619 gene encoding DEAD-box ATP-dependent RNA helicase 20 — protein: MSRYDSRSGDPASYRDRRSDSGLGAPTGFGGSVQHSSSNRRDYDDGGSPKRNLSLDGLPHFEKNFYIESPAVRAMTDAEVNEYRQQREITVEGRDIPKPVKTFHDAGFPEYVLQEITKAGFTEPTPIQSQGWPMALKGRDLIGIAETGSGKTLAYLLPAIVHVNAQPILNPGDGPIVLVLAPTRELAVQIQQETTKFGASSRIKSTCIYGGVPKGPQVRDLQKGVEIVIATPGRLIDMLESNHTNLQRVTYLVLDEADRMLDMGFDPQLRKIVSQIRPDRQTLYWSATWPKEVEQLARKFLYNPYKVIIGSSDLKANHAIRQYVDIVSEKQKYDKLVKLLEDIMDGSRILIFMDTKKGCDQITRQLRMDGWPALSIHGDKSQAERDWVLSEFKSGKSPIMTATDVAARGLDVKDVKYVVNYDFPGSLEDYVHRIGRTGRAGAKGTAYTYFTAANARFAKELIAILEEAGQKVSPELAAMGRGAPPPPSGPRGFQDRGRGYGSSRPWS